In Gemmata obscuriglobus, a single genomic region encodes these proteins:
- a CDS encoding acetyl-CoA C-acetyltransferase: MDAFILSAARTPIGKFLGGLADLPAPKLGAVAIAEAVKRAGVKPEQVEDVIMGNVVQAGVGQAPARQAALFAGLPDTVPAHTTNMVCGSGLKAVMLAAQSIRAGDANVVVAGGMESMSRAPFLLQGVRQGYKYGNQTTTDALVSDGLWCAFENWAMGEAAEHTATTCAVSRADQDRFAAQSHQRAAAAWAAGAFADEVVTVAPPSAGRKPADPIAKDEGIRPDTTPEGLGKLKPAFRPYGTVTAGNASQLSDGAAAVVVASARFVEQTGAKPLARIVSYTMSGVHPKDIFTAPVTAVRAACEKAKLAVSDIDLFELNEAFAAQMLACGKGLNLDEAKVNVHGGAVALGHPIGASGARVLVTLLHALKRHNKRYGLASLCLGGGNAVAMVVERL; this comes from the coding sequence ATGGACGCATTCATCCTCTCTGCGGCCCGCACGCCGATCGGCAAGTTCCTCGGCGGACTCGCGGACCTTCCGGCCCCGAAACTCGGCGCGGTCGCCATCGCGGAAGCCGTGAAGCGAGCCGGGGTGAAGCCCGAGCAGGTCGAAGACGTAATCATGGGGAACGTCGTTCAGGCGGGCGTTGGTCAAGCACCGGCGCGGCAGGCGGCTCTCTTCGCTGGGCTTCCCGATACGGTCCCTGCGCACACGACCAACATGGTTTGCGGGTCGGGACTGAAGGCGGTCATGCTGGCGGCGCAGAGCATCCGCGCCGGCGACGCGAACGTGGTCGTGGCGGGCGGGATGGAGAGCATGAGCCGCGCGCCGTTCCTGCTTCAAGGGGTCCGCCAGGGCTACAAGTACGGGAACCAAACCACCACGGACGCGCTCGTGAGCGACGGGCTGTGGTGTGCGTTCGAGAACTGGGCGATGGGCGAGGCGGCCGAGCACACTGCGACCACCTGCGCGGTGTCGCGTGCCGACCAGGACCGGTTCGCGGCGCAGAGCCACCAGCGCGCGGCGGCAGCGTGGGCGGCCGGCGCCTTCGCTGACGAGGTGGTCACGGTCGCGCCGCCGAGCGCGGGGCGCAAACCGGCCGACCCGATCGCGAAAGACGAGGGCATCCGCCCCGACACCACACCCGAAGGGCTAGGGAAACTGAAACCCGCGTTCCGGCCGTACGGCACCGTGACGGCCGGGAACGCGTCGCAGCTCTCCGACGGCGCGGCGGCGGTCGTGGTCGCGTCGGCGCGGTTCGTGGAGCAAACCGGCGCGAAGCCGCTCGCGCGGATCGTGAGTTACACGATGAGCGGGGTTCACCCGAAAGACATCTTCACCGCCCCGGTCACCGCAGTCCGGGCCGCATGCGAAAAGGCCAAACTCGCGGTGTCGGACATCGATCTGTTCGAGCTGAACGAGGCGTTCGCCGCGCAGATGTTAGCGTGCGGTAAGGGCCTCAACCTGGACGAAGCGAAGGTGAACGTTCACGGCGGCGCAGTGGCGCTGGGGCATCCCATCGGCGCGAGCGGCGCGCGAGTCCTGGTCACGTTGCTTCACGCCCTGAAGCGACACAACAAGCGGTACGGGCTCGCTTCGCTCTGTTTGGGTGGCGGAAATGCCGTCGCGATGGTCGTGGAACGGCTGTAA